The Deltaproteobacteria bacterium genome segment AAATACCTTTTTATAAGTTTTTTTTGGACCGTAGCAAGCTTGTTTGTTTTAAAAACAGAATCTTTTTTTAATCCACTCATTTTAAAATCAGGATGAGTTTTTTCAAAAAGCACTTCATACTTTTCGATGCGCAGAGGAATGACCGAAGAAATAAAAAGCAGGGTATAATCGTCTTCTTTTTGATGGACTTCTTCTTTA includes the following:
- a CDS encoding type II toxin-antitoxin system PemK/MazF family toxin, which produces MLNAGDIVLVSFPFTDLSQIKLRPALIISKEEVHQKEDDYTLLFISSVIPLRIEKYEVLFEKTHPDFKMSGLKKDSVFKTNKLATVQKKLIKRYLGKLGPNIKTNVEQAFHRATFL